In Anaerolineales bacterium, the following proteins share a genomic window:
- a CDS encoding ABC transporter permease subunit, which translates to MNSARIIYHLARADFLERVRRYSFLVMLGLVVFLGYQTAIGNMALEMGKYRGEFNSAWVGAMMSLIGTFFIGWFGFYMVKGSVARDRETGVGQIMAATPLTRPLYLLGKWLSNFLVLMAMVVVLALAGIIIQLLQGENTQINLLAFLDPFFLIVMPLMALVAAAAVLFEAIPFLQGGFGNIAYFFAFIMFVPLFMENNALKNYPAFEPMGLGLLASEMGKAVTAVHPDYNGDFTLGGGITEGATTTFIWNGIHWTPEFIFARFSLIVIALALTFLSALFFDRFDPSRTRPRRMRMKNSASNSVPAPASTSKPLPTPHLTPLNKAANRFSFFTVLTAELKLLLKGQRWWWYAITGGIIIACFVNSSSVVREIVLPIAWVWPILIWSAIGNREIHNNVQQLTFSSASPVWRQLPAQWLAGFIVTLFMASGAVIRFVIDGDTVGLIALLSGAIFIPSLALAAGVWSGTSKLFEILYMAIWYLGPLNKVPGLDYIGSHSDGYPQFFIPFSMVLIALAIIGRSRQLRN; encoded by the coding sequence ATCAAACTGCCATCGGCAACATGGCGTTGGAAATGGGCAAGTATCGCGGTGAATTCAACTCCGCATGGGTCGGCGCGATGATGTCTTTGATCGGCACATTTTTCATCGGCTGGTTCGGTTTTTATATGGTGAAAGGCTCGGTGGCACGCGACCGCGAAACAGGCGTTGGGCAGATCATGGCAGCCACTCCGCTTACTCGCCCGCTATATTTATTAGGAAAGTGGCTGAGTAATTTTTTGGTACTCATGGCAATGGTGGTTGTATTGGCGCTGGCGGGTATTATCATTCAACTGTTACAAGGCGAAAACACACAAATCAATCTCCTCGCCTTTCTCGATCCGTTCTTCTTGATTGTCATGCCGCTCATGGCGCTGGTTGCCGCTGCCGCGGTCTTATTCGAAGCCATTCCATTTTTGCAGGGCGGTTTCGGTAACATCGCCTATTTTTTCGCCTTCATTATGTTCGTGCCGCTCTTTATGGAAAACAACGCCCTGAAAAATTACCCCGCATTCGAACCCATGGGGTTGGGCTTATTGGCAAGCGAAATGGGCAAGGCAGTCACGGCAGTTCATCCCGATTACAACGGCGACTTCACCCTCGGCGGCGGTATTACAGAAGGGGCAACCACTACGTTCATTTGGAACGGCATTCACTGGACGCCTGAATTTATCTTTGCGCGATTTTCGCTGATCGTTATCGCCCTCGCGCTGACCTTCCTCTCCGCGCTTTTCTTTGATCGCTTCGATCCCTCACGCACAAGACCGCGCAGAATGCGGATGAAAAACAGCGCGTCAAACTCTGTACCCGCGCCTGCTTCAACATCCAAGCCATTGCCCACGCCCCATCTGACTCCACTAAACAAAGCCGCCAACCGATTCAGCTTCTTCACCGTCCTCACCGCTGAATTGAAACTGCTGTTGAAAGGTCAACGCTGGTGGTGGTATGCCATTACAGGCGGAATCATCATCGCTTGTTTTGTGAACTCATCTTCTGTTGTGCGCGAAATCGTGCTACCCATCGCATGGGTATGGCCTATCCTCATCTGGTCTGCCATCGGCAACCGCGAAATTCATAACAATGTTCAACAATTAACCTTCTCCTCTGCTTCGCCTGTATGGCGTCAACTCCCTGCGCAATGGCTGGCTGGATTTATCGTCACTTTGTTCATGGCAAGTGGCGCAGTTATACGTTTTGTAATAGACGGCGACACAGTTGGACTAATTGCTTTGCTCTCAGGCGCGATCTTCATCCCATCCCTTGCTCTTGCCGCAGGTGTGTGGAGCGGAACCAGTAAACTCTTTGAGATCCTCTACATGGCCATTTGGTATCTTGGTCCGCTCAACAAAGTCCCAGGGCTGGACTACATCGGTTCTCATAGTGATGGATATCCCCAGTTCTTCATCCCATTTTCAATGGTATTGATTGCCTTAGCGATTATTGGCAGGTCACGGCAATTAAGAAATTAG